A window of the Fusarium fujikuroi IMI 58289 draft genome, chromosome FFUJ_chr09 genome harbors these coding sequences:
- a CDS encoding related to glomerulosclerosis protein Mpv17 produces the protein MAFIARLTARFNSYYDERPLMTMMVTNAILGGVADTVAQSITAIRERALRQPGGLKKNDGIAIEIHELDRKNPFYDRDLIPDSVGLPPPFDFERLTRFMAYGFCMAPVQFKWFRFLERVFPVTKTSAFVPAMKRVAFDQLIFAPFGLAVFYTTMTIAEGGGRRAVSNKLRDMYIPTLKANYVVWPAVQIVNFRLMPVQFQLPFVSTIGIAWTAYLSLTNSASD, from the exons ATGGCATTCATCGCACGACTTACAGCTCGATTCAACTCGTACTATGACGAGCGACCAC TCATGACCATGATGGTCACCAACGCCATCCTCGGAGGCGTCGCCGACACAGTCGCCCAATCCATCACCGCCATTCGCGAACGAGCTCTTCGTCAGCCGGGCGGTCTTAAGAAGAACGACGGCATCGCTATTGAGATCCACGAGCTCGACCGCAAGAACCCCTTCTACGATCGCGACCTGATCCCCGACTCGGTCGGCCTTCCTCCACCTTTCGATTTTGAACGTCTCACGCGCTTCATGGCATACGGTTTCTGCATGGCTCCCGTGCAGTTCAAGTGGTTCCGCTTCCTCGAGCGAGTCTTCCCcgtcaccaagaccagcgCTTTCGTCCCCGCCATGAAGCGCGTTGCTTTCGATCAGCTTATCTTTGCGCCATTCGGTTTGGCTGTGTTTTACACCACCATGACTATCGCTGAGGGTGGTGGCCGTCGCGCCGTCTCGAACAAGCTTCGAGATATGTACATTCCAACTCTCAAGGCCAACTATGTTGTTTGGCCTGCTGTGCAGATTGTCAACTTCCGCTTGATGCCTGTTCAGTTCCAACTG CCTTTTGTGTCAACAATTGGTATTGCTTGGACAGCATACCTGTCCTTGACAAACTCAGCATCTGACTAA
- a CDS encoding probable phosphoglycerate kinase produces MSLSNKLSITDVDVKGKRVLIRVDFNVPLDADKNITNNQRIVGALPTIKYALENGAKSVILMSHLGRPNGSPNEKYSLKPVVPELEKLLGKKVTFAPDCVGPEVEEIVNKAEDGAVILLENLRFHIEEEGSSKDKEGNKTKADKAQVEAFRKGLTALGDVYINDAFGTAHRAHSSMVGVDLPQKASGFLVKKELEYFAKALEEPQRPFLAILGGAKVSDKIQLIDNLLDKVNTLIICGGMAFTFKKTLEGVSIGNSLFDEAGSKTVGNLVEKAKAKGVKLVLPVDYITADKFDKDANTGYATDKDGIPDGWQGLDCGEESVKLYKEAIAEAKTILWNGPAGVFEFEKFASGTKATLDAVVDAVQKDGKIVIIGGGDTATVAKKYGVEDKLSHVSTGGGASLELLEGKELPGVTALSSK; encoded by the exons ATGTCGCTGTCTAACAAGCTCTCCATCACTGACGTTGACGTCAAGGGCAAGAGAGTCCTCATTCGA GTCGACTTCAACGTCCCTCTCGACGCcgacaagaacatcaccaacaaccagcGAATTGTCGGTGCCCTCCCCACCATCAAGTACGCCCTCGAGAATGGCGCCAAGTCCGTCATCTTGATGTCCCATCTCGGCCGCCCCAACGGCTCTCCCAACGAGAAGTACTCCCTCAAGCCCGTTGTCCccgagctcgagaagcttctcggcAAGAAGGTCACCTTCGCCCCCGACTGTGTCGGtcctgaggttgaggagatcGTCAACAAGGCTGAGGACGGCGCTGTCATTCTCCTCGAGAACCTTCGATTCCacattgaggaggagggctCTTCCAAGGATAAGGAGggcaacaagaccaaggccgaCAAGGCTCAGGTCGAGGCTTTCCGCAAGGGTCTGACTGCCCTTGGTGACGTCTACATCA ACGACGCTTTCGGCACTGCTCACCGTGCTCACTCCTCCATGGTCGGTGTCGACCTGCCCCAGAAGGCCTCCGGTTTcctcgtcaagaaggagctcgAGTACTTCGCCAAGGCTCTCGAGGAGCCCCAGCGTCCTttcctcgccatcctcgGTGGTGCCAAGGTCTCCGATAAGATCCAGCTCATCGACAACCTCcttgacaaggtcaacaCCCTGATCATCTGCGGTGGAATGGCTTTCACCTTCAAGAAGACTCTCGAGGGTGTCTCCATCGGTAACTCTCTCTTTGACGAGGCTGGCTCCAAGACCGTCGGCAACCTCgtcgagaaggccaaggccaagggcgtCAAGCTCGTCCTCCCCGTTGACTACATCACCGCCGACAAGTTCGACAAGGACGCCAACACTGGTTACGCCACCGACAAGGACGGCATCCCCGATGGCTGGCAGGGTCTTGACTGCGGCGAGGAGTCCGTCAAGCTCTACAAGGAGGCCATCgccgaggccaagaccaTCCTCTGGAACGGTCCCGCCGGTGTCTTCGAGTTCGAGAAGTTCGCCAGCGGCACCAAGGCCACCCTCGACGCCGTCGTCGACGCTGTCCAGAAGGACGGCAagatcgtcatcatcggagGTGGTGACACCGCCACCGTCGCCAAGAAGTACGGCGTCGAGGACAAGCTCAGCCACGTCTCCACCGGTGGTGGTGCCAGCttggagcttcttgagggcaAGGAGCTGCCCGGTGTTACCGCTCTGTCgagtaagtaa
- a CDS encoding related to Putative 26S proteasome complex subunit sem-1 yields MASTDPKTTDDKPAEQKPEQKPAALGEDDEFEDFPVEDWPEDQTEAAKGSGETKHLWEESWDDDDTSDDFSQQLREELKKVEAAKRR; encoded by the exons ATGGCATCCACAGATCCCAAGACCACAGACGACAAGCCCGCTGAGCAGAAGCCAGAGCAGAAGCCCGCCGCTCTCGGCGAGGACGACGAGTTCGAGGACTTCCCCGTCGAAG ACTGGCCAGAGGATCAGACCGAGGCTGCAAAGGGCAGCGGCGAGACAAAGCATCTCTGGGAAGAGAGCTgggacgacgacgacacgAGCGACGACTTCTCGCAACAACTTCG CGAGGAAttgaagaaggtcgaggCTGCTAAACGCCGATAG
- a CDS encoding related to 2,4-dihydroxyhept-2-ene-1,7-dioic acid aldolase has protein sequence MASGNFFKAALDKGAGPSLGYWQMMPSTNISRMLAQTPGCDWVLIDCEHGDLDDRDMRQCVPAVAAAGASPIVRIPSTEPWLIKRALDAGAHGVGDQILVPLLQTAQEARDIVKAAKFPPMGNRGFGSPFSMDRFKPVPTSDEYLQQANDSLLTLVQIETKSALDSLEEIAAVEGIDVLFIGPFDLGNSIGYPILNGVVKPELKAAVNRILEVSRKAGKKCGIYSSSAEQAKGYVEAGFDMVHVGTDFAMLQQATRSEMGTAQGKDLGKRVGY, from the exons ATGGCTTCAGGCAATTTCTTCAAGGCAGCGCTTGACAAAGGCGCAGGGCCGAGCCTCGGATATTGGCAGATGATGCCCAGCACCAACATCTCACGCATGCTCGCGCAGACGCCTGGCTGTGACTGGGTGTTGATCGACTGCGAGCACGGTGATCTTGACG ATCGAGATATGCGCCAGTGCGTCCCGGCCGTTGCAGCAGCTGGCGCATCGCCGATTGTGCGGATCCCGAGTACAGAGCCATGGCTCATTAAGC GGGCGCTGGATGCTGGCGCGCATGGAGTGGGAGACCAA ATTCTCGTTCCCCTCCTGCAAACAGCGCAAGAGGCTCGCGATATCGTAAAGGCCGCCAAATTTCCTCCCATGGGCAACCGTGGTTTCGGCAGCCCATTCTCCATGGATCGCTTCAAGCCCGTCCCTACTTCGGATGAGTATCTACAACAGGCCAACGACAGTCTACTAACCCTCGTTCAAATCGAGACAAAGTCTGCTTTGGATAGTCTCGAAGAAATTGCAGCCGTCGAAGGTATCGACGTATTATTCATTGGCCCTTTTGATCTCG GTAATAGCATTGGATATCCGATCCTCAACGGTGTTGTGAAGCCAGAGCTCAAGGCTGCCGTTAATCGCATTCTTGAAGTTTCGCGTAAGGCGGGGAAGAAGTGCGGTATTTATTCTTCATCTGCGGAGCAGGCCAAAGGATATGTCGAGGCTGGATTTGATATGGTTCATGTTGGGACGGACTTCGCGATGCTGCAACAGGCTACGAGATCTGAGATGGGTACTGCTCAAGGGAAGGATTTAGGAAAGCGCGTAGGCTATTAA